The following coding sequences lie in one Deltaproteobacteria bacterium genomic window:
- a CDS encoding glycoside hydrolase family 31 protein, whose protein sequence is MASVRRIGVAAVLLLAGVGGCRHGAADTAASDSGGSTSGGEPQGPAVYRLAFDEDTGETALLRDDVVLLRLPSDAFALGVTDAIDDDASYDPMAELPLEFIVPSTVSVAEGGVLTLALAYPGGTTATVRFEELAPGRFGATWTPTGGDAKVGGYRLGVRCDPAEHFYGLGEVFDHPEHRGRTRAMQLEADLRYEGGSNEIHVPVPLLVGTRGWGLFVRDDHPGRFDVATQEHDLVQVTYGMGPHGGQGLQFALYGAEHPLDVTAHYWAQTGAPARPAPWALGPWLWRNENTDAAQVIADAQTLRDLDLPHTALWIDRPYATGVNTFDFEATRFADPAGMIAALHDLGLRVALWHTPYVSDMDEPATALHDEATAAGYFPPVVGLLLNKWGAAPLDFTNPDAFAWWAELLGGYTALGIEGYKLDYGEDVMSGIGPGRIAWSFADGSDERTMHGRYHTGYHAPYAAALPADGGFILARAGTWGEQTQASVIWPGDLDADLSRFGDDRDGKLAVGGLPAAVAAGLSLSPSGFPLFASDTGGYRHGPPTKETFTRWFQHTALTPVMQIGTGSSNVAWEFAGTDFDDEMLGWYRDFTRLHLRLFPYLWTAVQQLDDEHARPIVRPLGLAYPELGVHPGDEYLLGDDLLVAPVVEPGASSRTVTFPAGRWIGWFDGVVVDAGIDGSTIEIDAPLSTLPLWLRDGGAVALLRPTIDAIAPTGQPTRVDSLDGDAGVLYPRIAAGRSGGATLWDGAALTFDVDDTATTLRWQDGEVFSRGAVVEVLAAAAPAGVTLDGAELSAVADAGALATTPGWLHLDDRGGTLWLGVPAGTHEVVVTW, encoded by the coding sequence GTGGCATCGGTGCGCAGGATCGGCGTCGCAGCCGTGTTGCTGCTCGCGGGCGTCGGGGGCTGTCGGCACGGGGCGGCCGACACCGCGGCGAGCGACAGCGGCGGTAGCACCAGCGGCGGCGAGCCGCAGGGGCCCGCGGTGTATCGCCTTGCGTTCGACGAAGACACCGGCGAGACCGCGCTGCTGCGCGACGACGTGGTGCTGCTGCGGCTGCCGTCGGATGCGTTCGCGCTCGGGGTCACCGACGCGATCGACGACGACGCCAGCTACGATCCGATGGCCGAGCTCCCGCTCGAGTTCATCGTGCCCAGCACGGTGAGTGTCGCCGAGGGCGGCGTGCTCACGCTCGCGCTGGCGTACCCAGGTGGCACCACCGCGACCGTGCGCTTCGAGGAACTCGCACCCGGGCGCTTCGGCGCGACCTGGACCCCGACCGGCGGCGACGCGAAGGTCGGTGGCTACCGACTCGGCGTGCGTTGCGATCCCGCCGAGCACTTCTACGGGCTCGGTGAGGTCTTCGATCACCCCGAGCACCGCGGCCGCACCCGCGCGATGCAGCTCGAGGCCGACCTGCGCTACGAGGGCGGCAGCAATGAGATCCACGTGCCGGTGCCGCTGCTCGTCGGCACCCGCGGGTGGGGCCTGTTCGTGCGCGACGATCATCCCGGTCGCTTCGACGTCGCCACGCAGGAGCACGACCTCGTGCAGGTCACCTACGGCATGGGCCCGCACGGCGGGCAGGGGCTGCAGTTCGCGCTGTACGGTGCCGAGCATCCGCTCGACGTCACCGCGCACTACTGGGCGCAGACCGGCGCACCCGCACGCCCGGCCCCGTGGGCGCTGGGACCGTGGCTGTGGCGCAACGAGAACACCGACGCTGCGCAGGTGATCGCCGACGCGCAGACGCTGCGTGACCTCGATCTGCCCCACACCGCGCTGTGGATCGATCGCCCCTATGCGACCGGCGTCAACACCTTCGACTTCGAGGCCACGCGCTTCGCCGATCCCGCCGGCATGATCGCTGCGCTGCACGACCTCGGCCTGCGGGTTGCGCTGTGGCACACGCCGTACGTCAGCGACATGGACGAGCCCGCGACCGCGCTGCACGACGAGGCCACCGCGGCGGGCTACTTCCCGCCGGTGGTCGGGCTGTTGCTCAACAAGTGGGGCGCGGCACCCCTCGACTTCACCAACCCCGACGCGTTCGCGTGGTGGGCCGAGCTGCTCGGTGGCTACACTGCGCTCGGCATCGAGGGCTACAAGCTCGACTACGGCGAAGACGTCATGAGCGGCATCGGGCCCGGCCGGATCGCGTGGTCGTTCGCCGACGGCAGCGACGAGCGGACGATGCACGGGCGCTACCACACCGGCTACCACGCGCCCTATGCCGCGGCGCTGCCCGCCGACGGCGGCTTCATCCTCGCGCGGGCCGGTACGTGGGGCGAGCAGACCCAAGCCAGCGTGATCTGGCCGGGTGACCTCGACGCCGATCTCTCGCGCTTCGGTGACGATCGCGACGGCAAGCTCGCGGTCGGGGGCCTGCCGGCGGCGGTCGCCGCGGGGCTTTCGCTGTCACCCTCGGGCTTCCCGTTGTTCGCGTCCGACACCGGCGGCTACCGCCACGGCCCGCCGACCAAGGAGACCTTCACGCGGTGGTTCCAGCACACCGCGTTGACGCCGGTGATGCAGATCGGCACCGGCTCGAGCAACGTCGCATGGGAGTTCGCCGGCACCGACTTCGACGACGAGATGCTCGGCTGGTACCGCGATTTCACCCGGCTGCACCTGCGGCTGTTCCCCTATCTGTGGACGGCGGTGCAGCAGCTCGACGACGAGCACGCCCGCCCGATCGTGCGCCCGCTGGGCCTGGCGTACCCCGAGCTCGGGGTGCACCCCGGCGACGAATACCTGCTGGGCGACGATCTCTTGGTGGCGCCGGTGGTCGAGCCCGGCGCCAGCTCGCGCACGGTCACGTTCCCGGCCGGTCGCTGGATCGGGTGGTTCGACGGCGTGGTCGTCGACGCTGGCATCGACGGCAGCACGATCGAGATCGACGCGCCGTTGTCGACGCTGCCGCTGTGGCTGCGCGACGGTGGTGCGGTGGCGTTGCTGCGGCCGACCATCGATGCGATCGCCCCGACCGGTCAGCCGACGCGCGTCGACAGCCTCGACGGCGACGCCGGTGTGCTCTACCCACGCATCGCGGCCGGGCGCAGCGGTGGCGCGACGCTGTGGGACGGCGCCGCGCTGACATTCGATGTCGACGATACCGCCACCACGCTGCGCTGGCAGGACGGCGAGGTGTTCTCGCGCGGCGCGGTGGTCGAAGTGCTGGCCGCGGCCGCGCCCGCCGGCGTGACGCTCGACGGCGCCGAGCTGTCGGCGGTCGCCGATGCCGGAGCGTTGGCGACCACGCCGGGCTGGCTGCACCTCGACGATCGCGGCGGCACGCTGTGGCTCGGCGTGCCGGCCGGGACCCACGAGGTGGTCGTGACGTGGTGA
- a CDS encoding pirin family protein — MTAAILQSAPLGFPWPCVDPFLFCVHHLDAYPRGDGAMAPAASLAGRNLGMDFEVKDGWRMYHGQRVPGFPQHPHRGFETVTIVRRGFVDHSDSLGAAARFGGGDAQWLTAGAGIVHAEMFPLLRTEQDNPLELFQIWLNLAATDKLAPPHFAMLWSEDIPVVTHRDDDGRATTITVVAGRLDQARPPAPPPRSWAARADSDVAIWTVRMDAGAHWTLPAAPGTTRTLYFFVGDGVRVDGELQSQHRVLLLDAEREVPLVAGDAAVELLLLQGRPIGEPVAQQGPFVMNTREEIQQAFADYRRTQFGGWPWPSDDPVHEGDRGRFARHVDGTIEQRPPQTPHEP; from the coding sequence ATGACCGCCGCGATTCTCCAGAGCGCACCGCTGGGCTTCCCCTGGCCCTGCGTCGATCCGTTCCTCTTCTGCGTGCATCACCTCGATGCCTATCCGCGCGGCGACGGGGCGATGGCGCCTGCGGCCTCGCTCGCGGGTCGCAACCTCGGCATGGACTTCGAGGTCAAGGACGGCTGGCGCATGTACCACGGCCAGCGTGTGCCCGGCTTCCCCCAGCACCCTCACCGCGGCTTCGAGACCGTCACGATCGTGCGCCGCGGCTTCGTCGATCACTCCGACTCGCTGGGTGCGGCCGCGCGCTTCGGTGGTGGTGACGCGCAGTGGTTGACCGCCGGCGCCGGCATCGTGCACGCGGAGATGTTCCCGCTGTTGCGCACCGAGCAGGACAATCCGCTCGAGCTGTTCCAGATCTGGCTGAACCTCGCGGCCACCGACAAGCTCGCGCCGCCCCACTTCGCGATGCTGTGGTCCGAGGACATCCCGGTGGTGACCCACCGCGATGACGACGGCCGCGCGACCACGATCACGGTGGTCGCGGGGCGGCTCGACCAGGCCCGTCCGCCTGCACCGCCGCCGCGCTCGTGGGCCGCGCGTGCGGACAGCGACGTCGCGATCTGGACCGTGCGCATGGATGCCGGCGCGCACTGGACGTTGCCTGCGGCGCCCGGCACCACGCGCACGCTCTACTTCTTCGTCGGCGACGGCGTGCGCGTCGACGGCGAGCTGCAGTCGCAGCACCGCGTGCTGCTGCTCGATGCCGAACGCGAGGTCCCGCTGGTGGCTGGCGATGCGGCGGTCGAGCTGCTGCTCCTGCAGGGGCGCCCGATCGGCGAGCCGGTCGCGCAGCAGGGCCCGTTCGTCATGAACACCCGCGAGGAGATCCAGCAGGCCTTCGCGGACTACCGTCGCACGCAGTTCGGCGGCTGGCCGTGGCCCAGCGACGACCCGGTGCACGAAGGTGATCGCGGCCGCTTCGCGCGGCATGTTGACGGCACCATCGAGCAACGGCCACCCCAGACGCCCCACGAGCCGTGA
- a CDS encoding glycogen-debranching protein encodes MLAPSRPWLLALALTACGDGGPAQQDAGSSGGADSSAATITITAPDTSATGSSSGAGDDTTDTGADLGVPVAPVEIVIHSQRATRIDVYVYAAPTDAAEVLVRTLEHGEGDAFRTTLDPDDLVAAGVGDVLYYGLRAWGPNWPEDPRWLPGSEAGFVADVDDEGNRFNPNKLLVDPRARELSHDPITPTFGDAGVYRTGPEFRALDSGPSAPKSVHVLAPQRAVELGPRPTRALADDTIYEVHVRGFTRADPSVPEACRGTYAGVAAKADYLATLGVTAIELLPVHETPNSTNDVAEGTDGDNYWGYSTLGFFAPERRYACDDSPGGPTREFQAMVAALHERDIKVYLDVVYNHTAEGGVGDPDVARLYSLRGLDNRGYYEIDADPGHYADNTGVGANTNADNPMFRDLVLDSLAYWHHEMGVDGFRFDLASVLGNGCDRDCFMFEPDAEDGILRRAVAELPARPVDGGDGVDLIAEPWGIGAGTYQLGNFPTGFAEWNGVYRDTLRRDMNLLGVTNVTPRELVRTIIGSPQLFDEGDRGPAASINFLVAHDGFTLHDLFACNAKDNDQPWPLGPSSGGSDDNLSWDHGGDPARQRQAARTGLVLLATSAGAPMITGGDEALRTIGCNNNPYNLDAATNWLDWSLDDDEATHAAFTAAVLHLRRDHPALRPRAWIDGAPAGWSFLTDAGTAAGGGYLDDPTRHFLAWRIDGRDIGDPARSIYVGYNGSAGTVIAHLPAPAQGHAWVRVLDTAQGEVAAPGNEPPIAGATYDTVARSIVVALELPVR; translated from the coding sequence ATGCTGGCACCGTCGCGACCGTGGCTGCTCGCCCTCGCCCTCACCGCGTGCGGCGACGGCGGGCCCGCGCAGCAGGACGCCGGCAGCTCGGGCGGCGCAGACTCGAGCGCTGCGACGATCACGATCACCGCGCCGGACACCTCGGCCACCGGGTCGAGCTCGGGCGCCGGCGACGACACCACGGACACTGGCGCCGACCTGGGCGTGCCGGTCGCGCCCGTCGAGATCGTGATCCACTCGCAGCGAGCGACTCGCATCGACGTGTACGTCTATGCCGCGCCGACCGACGCGGCCGAGGTCCTGGTCCGCACGCTCGAGCACGGCGAGGGCGATGCGTTCCGCACCACGCTCGACCCCGACGATCTCGTCGCGGCCGGCGTCGGCGACGTGCTCTACTACGGCCTGCGCGCGTGGGGCCCCAACTGGCCCGAGGATCCGCGCTGGCTCCCAGGCTCGGAGGCGGGGTTCGTCGCCGACGTCGACGACGAGGGCAACCGCTTCAATCCCAACAAGCTGCTGGTCGACCCGCGGGCCCGCGAGCTCAGCCACGATCCGATCACGCCGACGTTCGGCGACGCGGGGGTCTATCGCACGGGCCCCGAGTTCCGCGCGCTCGACAGCGGCCCGTCCGCGCCCAAGTCGGTGCACGTGCTGGCGCCGCAGCGCGCCGTCGAGCTCGGGCCCCGGCCCACGCGCGCGCTGGCTGACGACACGATCTACGAGGTCCACGTCCGCGGCTTCACCCGTGCCGATCCCAGCGTGCCCGAGGCGTGCCGCGGCACCTATGCGGGCGTCGCCGCGAAGGCCGACTACCTCGCGACCCTCGGCGTCACCGCAATCGAGTTGCTGCCGGTGCACGAGACCCCGAACAGCACCAACGACGTCGCCGAGGGGACCGACGGCGACAACTACTGGGGCTACTCGACGCTCGGCTTCTTCGCGCCCGAGCGACGCTACGCCTGCGACGATTCACCCGGCGGACCCACGCGCGAGTTCCAGGCCATGGTTGCCGCCCTCCACGAGCGGGACATCAAGGTCTACCTCGACGTCGTCTACAACCACACCGCCGAGGGCGGGGTCGGCGATCCCGACGTCGCCCGGCTGTACTCGCTGCGCGGCCTCGACAACCGCGGCTACTACGAGATCGACGCCGATCCGGGGCACTACGCCGACAACACCGGCGTGGGCGCCAACACCAACGCCGACAACCCGATGTTCCGCGACCTCGTGCTCGATTCGCTCGCGTACTGGCACCACGAGATGGGCGTCGACGGCTTCCGCTTCGATCTCGCGTCGGTGCTCGGCAACGGCTGCGACCGCGACTGCTTCATGTTCGAGCCCGACGCCGAGGACGGCATCCTGCGCCGCGCCGTCGCCGAGCTCCCGGCGCGGCCGGTCGACGGCGGCGACGGGGTCGATCTCATCGCCGAGCCGTGGGGCATCGGCGCGGGCACGTACCAGCTCGGCAACTTCCCCACGGGCTTTGCCGAGTGGAACGGGGTCTACCGCGACACGCTGCGCCGCGACATGAACCTGCTCGGCGTCACGAACGTCACCCCGCGCGAGCTCGTCCGCACGATCATCGGGTCGCCGCAACTCTTCGACGAGGGCGATCGTGGCCCCGCGGCGAGCATCAACTTCCTGGTCGCCCACGACGGCTTCACGCTGCACGACCTGTTCGCGTGCAACGCCAAGGACAACGACCAGCCGTGGCCACTGGGCCCGTCATCCGGCGGCTCGGACGACAACCTCAGCTGGGACCACGGCGGTGATCCGGCGCGTCAGCGGCAGGCCGCGCGCACGGGGCTGGTGCTGCTGGCGACCTCCGCCGGCGCACCGATGATCACCGGCGGCGACGAGGCCCTGCGCACGATCGGCTGCAACAACAACCCCTACAACCTCGACGCGGCGACCAACTGGCTCGATTGGTCGCTCGACGATGATGAAGCGACGCACGCGGCGTTCACCGCCGCGGTGCTGCACCTGCGCCGCGATCACCCGGCCCTGCGGCCCCGCGCGTGGATCGACGGCGCGCCCGCGGGCTGGTCATTCCTGACCGACGCCGGCACGGCCGCGGGCGGCGGCTACCTCGACGATCCGACGCGGCATTTTCTCGCGTGGCGCATCGACGGTCGCGACATCGGCGATCCGGCGCGCTCCATCTACGTCGGCTACAACGGATCCGCTGGCACCGTGATCGCACACCTCCCCGCGCCCGCGCAGGGCCACGCGTGGGTGCGCGTGCTCGACACGGCGCAGGGCGAGGTGGCGGCACCGGGCAACGAGCCGCCGATCGCGGGGGCCACCTACGACACCGTCGCGCGATCGATCGTCGTCGCCCTCGAGCTGCCGGTGCGCTGA
- a CDS encoding glycosidase produces MTRLAWCLMSVAACGAAELESMPVGTTSGVGASTDGSTSPTTVDATASTGGAEVDSGVASDASGDDATTTGGDTPGLDAAEQVIYLVMPDRFVDGEADNDLLGPEGCFDPDDPRKFHGGDLQGIRDRLDHLESLGVTTLWITPVYAQSPDRCGYHGYWADFAEPDDGAMQPTLGTLADLQGLADDLHASGRWLVLDMVVNHAGPGARVVQQRPEWFHDPDGCAQLGPAEVFCPIGGSPLPDFAQELPEVADYLDTQSVDWIERVAIDGVRMDTVKHVPVEYWAERWIPAVHGAKPDLFVVGEVFDTGSTAKLVPYLDAGFDSLFNFPLMAELGHVFGGGGSVNPLASRVAEQVDVLGQARLRALTSFVDNHDVPRFTSAVDADPQEIHRRHLLALGALFTLPGIPMLYYGDEVGLLGAGDPDNRRDMPSWAFTEDGRAVDHPDDALPGADVTFARVQQLIALRREHPALVRGDYVELWRKGGQAANIFAFVRTDVVDPIVVAFNNDDDAAGPVAIRIAANEALSEADLALFTDGTELVELLGAGGPRSVTITEGELRLALPGRTMAVYARAR; encoded by the coding sequence ATGACCCGGCTCGCTTGGTGCCTGATGTCGGTCGCTGCGTGCGGCGCCGCGGAGCTCGAGTCGATGCCGGTCGGCACGACATCCGGGGTCGGCGCCTCGACCGACGGTTCGACGTCGCCGACCACCGTGGACGCGACGGCGAGCACGGGCGGCGCAGAGGTCGACTCGGGCGTTGCCTCCGACGCCAGCGGTGACGACGCCACCACCACCGGCGGCGACACGCCCGGACTCGACGCTGCCGAGCAGGTGATCTACCTCGTGATGCCGGATCGATTCGTCGACGGCGAGGCCGACAACGACCTGCTGGGCCCCGAGGGCTGCTTCGATCCCGACGATCCCCGCAAGTTCCACGGCGGTGATCTGCAGGGCATCCGCGACCGGCTCGATCACCTCGAGTCGCTCGGTGTGACGACGCTGTGGATCACGCCGGTGTACGCTCAGTCGCCGGATCGCTGCGGCTACCACGGCTACTGGGCCGACTTCGCCGAACCCGACGACGGCGCGATGCAGCCCACGCTCGGCACGCTCGCGGATCTGCAGGGCCTCGCCGACGATCTCCACGCGTCGGGCCGGTGGCTGGTGCTCGACATGGTCGTCAACCACGCCGGGCCCGGCGCGCGCGTGGTCCAGCAGCGCCCGGAGTGGTTCCACGATCCCGACGGCTGCGCGCAGCTCGGTCCCGCGGAGGTGTTCTGCCCGATCGGCGGCTCACCGCTGCCCGACTTCGCCCAGGAGCTCCCCGAGGTCGCCGACTACCTCGACACGCAGAGCGTCGATTGGATCGAGCGGGTCGCGATCGACGGCGTGCGCATGGACACCGTCAAGCACGTCCCGGTCGAGTACTGGGCCGAGCGGTGGATCCCAGCCGTGCACGGGGCAAAGCCGGACCTGTTCGTCGTCGGCGAGGTGTTCGACACCGGATCGACCGCCAAGCTGGTGCCGTACCTCGACGCCGGCTTCGACTCGCTGTTCAACTTCCCGCTGATGGCGGAGCTCGGCCACGTCTTCGGCGGCGGCGGCTCGGTGAATCCCCTGGCGTCGCGCGTCGCCGAGCAGGTGGACGTGCTCGGGCAAGCCCGGCTGCGCGCGCTCACCAGCTTCGTCGACAACCACGACGTGCCGCGCTTCACCAGCGCCGTCGATGCGGACCCGCAGGAGATCCACCGCCGCCATCTGTTGGCCCTGGGCGCGCTGTTCACCTTGCCCGGGATCCCGATGCTCTACTACGGCGACGAGGTCGGGCTGCTCGGCGCGGGGGACCCCGACAACCGTCGCGACATGCCGAGCTGGGCGTTCACCGAGGACGGCCGCGCGGTCGATCACCCCGACGACGCGCTGCCAGGCGCCGACGTGACCTTCGCGCGGGTGCAGCAACTCATCGCGCTGCGCCGCGAGCACCCAGCGCTCGTGCGCGGCGACTACGTGGAGCTGTGGCGCAAGGGCGGTCAGGCCGCGAACATCTTCGCGTTCGTGCGCACGGACGTGGTCGATCCGATTGTCGTCGCGTTCAACAACGACGATGACGCGGCGGGCCCGGTGGCCATCCGCATCGCAGCCAACGAGGCGCTGTCGGAGGCCGATCTCGCGCTCTTCACCGACGGCACCGAGCTCGTCGAGCTGCTCGGCGCCGGCGGCCCTCGGTCCGTGACGATCACCGAGGGCGAGCTGCGGCTGGCGCTGCCGGGGCGCACGATGGCGGTCTACGCTCGCGCGCGCTGA
- a CDS encoding caspase family protein encodes MRARHAFVATALGASLVLAAGCHRGGKDVALKKEGTAWPSLTEPPPPVQNSALRDAAVVVAIEDYQSVDDIPGARANAADWVKFLTKTQGVPETNTHLLWNHEATREEMLADARRAAEKVSPGGRLWFIFIGHGAPKKTGDDAWLVGADVRPTPDSIEARGVAQSELLAILEGKEGVQPIVVLDACFNGKTSTGGSVMEAGLQDLVFVSLKTGSRSIVLSASKSDEYAGSLPGLNRPAFSYLLLGAMRGWGDTNKDGTITVQEAVGYSKDALEMLLQGRHQTPEIVGGVGADQSLAISAGEPGPDLTEMRMRGAAANDLKMNADTLAVPDAALFEGGSVNFNQKSDMQAEKLYGQALELQKDETALPETRASTWCALARLSQSTNPYRVQALKMCREWQVYARALRNKETSMVNDYEYLRDYLTLAHKNKDQKQAACAAFLSGYNDLAEADYPHIKHVRRALKALQRGQKAKVPSLSDVKIVPTGSPSANPTPTP; translated from the coding sequence ATGCGCGCGCGCCATGCATTCGTTGCGACTGCCCTCGGAGCGAGCCTCGTGCTCGCGGCTGGCTGCCACCGCGGTGGCAAGGACGTGGCGCTGAAGAAGGAGGGCACCGCATGGCCCAGCCTCACCGAGCCGCCGCCGCCGGTGCAGAACTCGGCGCTGCGTGACGCCGCGGTGGTGGTTGCGATCGAGGACTACCAGAGCGTCGACGACATCCCCGGCGCGCGGGCCAACGCAGCCGACTGGGTGAAGTTCCTGACCAAGACGCAGGGCGTGCCCGAGACCAACACGCACCTGCTGTGGAACCACGAGGCCACGCGCGAGGAGATGCTGGCCGACGCCCGCCGAGCGGCCGAGAAGGTCTCGCCGGGCGGCCGGCTGTGGTTCATCTTCATCGGCCACGGCGCGCCGAAGAAGACCGGTGACGACGCGTGGCTGGTCGGTGCCGACGTGCGACCGACCCCCGACAGCATCGAGGCCCGCGGTGTCGCGCAGTCGGAGCTGCTGGCGATCCTCGAGGGCAAGGAGGGCGTGCAGCCGATCGTCGTGCTCGACGCCTGCTTCAACGGCAAGACCTCGACCGGTGGCAGCGTGATGGAGGCCGGCCTGCAGGACCTGGTGTTCGTGTCGCTCAAGACCGGCTCGCGCTCGATCGTGCTGTCGGCCTCGAAGTCCGATGAGTACGCAGGCTCGCTGCCGGGCCTCAATCGCCCCGCGTTCTCGTACCTCCTGCTCGGTGCCATGCGCGGCTGGGGCGACACCAACAAGGACGGCACCATCACGGTGCAGGAGGCGGTCGGCTACTCGAAGGATGCGCTCGAGATGCTGCTGCAGGGGCGACATCAGACCCCCGAGATCGTCGGCGGTGTCGGTGCGGACCAGTCGCTCGCGATCTCGGCCGGCGAGCCGGGCCCGGACTTGACCGAGATGCGCATGCGCGGCGCCGCGGCCAACGACCTCAAGATGAACGCCGACACGCTCGCGGTGCCCGACGCCGCGCTGTTCGAAGGCGGTAGCGTCAACTTCAACCAGAAATCCGACATGCAGGCCGAGAAGCTCTACGGCCAAGCGCTCGAGCTGCAGAAGGACGAGACCGCGCTGCCCGAGACGCGCGCCTCGACCTGGTGCGCACTGGCCCGGCTGTCGCAGAGCACGAACCCCTACCGCGTGCAGGCGCTCAAGATGTGCCGCGAGTGGCAGGTCTATGCGCGAGCGCTCCGCAACAAGGAGACCTCGATGGTCAACGACTACGAGTACCTCCGCGACTACCTGACGCTCGCGCACAAGAACAAGGACCAGAAGCAGGCCGCGTGCGCCGCCTTCCTGAGCGGCTACAACGATCTGGCCGAGGCCGACTACCCGCACATCAAGCACGTCCGCCGCGCCCTCAAGGCGCTGCAGCGGGGCCAGAAGGCCAAGGTGCCGTCGCTGTCCGACGTGAAGATCGTGCCCACCGGGAGCCCCTCGGCCAACCCGACCCCCACGCCGTGA
- a CDS encoding FKBP-type peptidyl-prolyl cis-trans isomerase, with protein sequence MLRRLASVLVLALACNRGPTPAVPTDVAAPPAEAERTDSGLASKVLTPGTGARHPDRDTAVTVHYSGWTTDGKLFDSSVQRGEPITFRLTEVIPGWTEGLQLMVVGESRRLWIPEALAYRGQPGRPAGMLVFDVELLAID encoded by the coding sequence ATGCTCCGCCGCCTGGCCTCCGTTCTCGTGCTCGCCCTGGCGTGCAACCGTGGTCCCACGCCGGCGGTGCCGACCGACGTCGCCGCGCCGCCGGCCGAGGCCGAGCGCACCGACTCCGGCCTCGCGTCGAAGGTGCTCACGCCCGGCACGGGCGCCCGTCACCCCGACCGCGACACCGCGGTGACCGTGCACTACTCGGGCTGGACCACCGACGGCAAGCTGTTCGACAGCTCGGTCCAGCGCGGCGAGCCCATCACGTTCCGCCTCACCGAGGTCATCCCCGGCTGGACCGAGGGGCTGCAGCTCATGGTCGTCGGCGAGTCGCGGCGGCTGTGGATTCCCGAGGCGCTGGCGTATCGCGGGCAGCCCGGGCGACCGGCGGGCATGTTGGTGTTCGACGTCGAGCTGCTCGCGATCGATTGA
- a CDS encoding DUF2007 domain-containing protein: MASGSMVLLCECSHVGEAQLLASALEARGITVHCQGMHTQAVLGGLYGGAHRTRVLVPHAQLADARAFAAEIVGPFDEPGREHEAPSRGDPLRPRPLVEDDLPEPLDDEASSDDEGASSLSAVDDDDDDDDDLAAATVRPRSIVVVVLLALFGLNLLGLAQIYVGRGRRGAVVFAGAAMAMWLLARGDPSGLALLAAVWCIDVVTAAASVSAFNRALRPAAAAKRVAS; this comes from the coding sequence ATGGCATCCGGAAGCATGGTGCTGCTGTGCGAGTGCAGCCATGTCGGTGAGGCGCAGCTGCTGGCGAGCGCGCTCGAGGCCCGCGGCATCACCGTGCACTGTCAGGGCATGCACACGCAGGCGGTGCTCGGCGGGCTGTACGGCGGTGCCCATCGCACGCGCGTGCTTGTGCCGCACGCACAGCTCGCCGACGCGCGGGCGTTCGCGGCCGAGATCGTGGGGCCGTTCGACGAGCCCGGTCGCGAGCACGAGGCGCCGTCGCGTGGCGACCCCCTGCGGCCGCGGCCGTTGGTCGAGGACGACCTGCCGGAGCCGCTCGACGACGAGGCCTCGTCGGACGACGAGGGGGCGTCGTCGCTGTCCGCCGTCGACGATGACGATGACGACGACGACGATCTCGCCGCTGCGACCGTGCGACCGCGCTCGATCGTCGTGGTCGTGCTCCTGGCGCTGTTCGGGCTGAACCTGCTCGGGCTCGCGCAGATCTACGTCGGTCGTGGCCGTCGCGGCGCGGTGGTGTTCGCCGGGGCTGCGATGGCCATGTGGCTGCTCGCACGCGGTGACCCATCGGGCCTCGCGCTGCTCGCCGCGGTGTGGTGCATCGATGTCGTGACCGCGGCCGCGAGCGTGTCCGCGTTCAACCGCGCCTTGCGGCCGGCCGCCGCTGCCAAGCGCGTCGCGTCCTGA